A genomic stretch from uncultured Cohaesibacter sp. includes:
- a CDS encoding anthranilate synthase, with protein sequence MSKENLFPGNAEIDFIPDEDYITEGGIEIIRQSGEDDFATAMSNCLEQLDSQHGAVLSSNYEYPGRYSRWELGFVNPPLVFTARGRTMAIEALNDRGVVLIPAIHKQLKDLFILKSYEAEETSIHLEVKEPEGAFTEEERSRVPSVFSVVREIVGLFKSGQDSTLGLYGAFGYDLAFQFDAIDLKLERPDDQRDMVLYLPDEIIVNDLYAQETTRYRYDFAYEGNTTEGMERVPNIEPFKRSDVKPPAGDHKKGEYASIVRQAVDYFKRGDLFECVPGQTFYEAVKSQPSAISKRLQQVNPSPYGFFINLGQQEYLIGASPEMFVKVSNGDLVETCPISGTIKRGADPIEDSAQILKLLNSKKDESELTMCSDVDRNDKSRVCIPGSVRVKGRRQIELYSRLIHTVDHIEGRLREGLDAMDAFLSHAWAVTVTGAPKLWAMDFIEKHEKSPRAWYGGAIGSIGFDGNMNTGLTLRTIRIKNGIAEVRAGATLLFDSDPEAEEAETELKASALRAAVREAANPEILTESVEAKRPGEGLKILLVDHQDSFVHTLANYFRQTGAEVLTVRTPVADEIFDRVNPDLMVMSPGPGSPEHFNTKATIAKARERGIAIFGVCLGLQALAEAFGGSLRQLGVPMHGKPSRIRLQKGRLFKGLPNQVVVGRYHSLFADPVTLPKDFEITADTEDGVIMAIEHASEPISAVQFHPESIMTLGGKAGMTIIENVIASVKAKKK encoded by the coding sequence ATGAGCAAAGAGAATTTATTTCCTGGCAATGCCGAAATCGATTTCATACCCGATGAAGATTATATAACCGAAGGTGGCATCGAGATTATCCGCCAATCCGGCGAAGATGATTTTGCAACAGCGATGAGTAACTGTCTCGAACAGCTGGACAGCCAGCACGGTGCAGTGCTTTCGTCAAACTACGAATATCCCGGGCGTTACAGCCGTTGGGAGCTGGGCTTCGTCAATCCTCCGCTCGTGTTTACCGCGCGCGGCCGGACCATGGCCATTGAGGCGCTGAATGATCGTGGCGTGGTGCTCATTCCGGCCATTCACAAGCAACTCAAAGATCTGTTCATTCTCAAAAGCTATGAGGCGGAAGAGACAAGCATCCATCTTGAAGTGAAGGAGCCTGAAGGGGCCTTTACCGAAGAAGAGCGCAGTCGGGTGCCGAGCGTTTTTTCTGTCGTGCGTGAGATTGTTGGCCTGTTTAAATCCGGACAGGATAGCACATTGGGACTCTATGGTGCCTTTGGGTATGATCTTGCCTTTCAGTTCGATGCTATCGATCTGAAGCTTGAGCGCCCTGACGATCAACGCGACATGGTGCTCTATCTGCCTGATGAGATCATCGTGAACGACCTTTATGCGCAGGAAACGACCCGCTATCGCTATGACTTCGCCTATGAAGGCAACACCACAGAAGGCATGGAGCGTGTGCCCAATATCGAGCCCTTCAAGCGGTCGGATGTGAAGCCGCCAGCAGGCGATCATAAGAAGGGTGAATATGCAAGCATTGTCCGGCAGGCTGTCGACTATTTCAAACGCGGCGACCTGTTCGAATGTGTGCCGGGGCAGACCTTCTATGAGGCTGTGAAGAGCCAGCCATCTGCCATCTCGAAGCGTCTTCAGCAAGTCAATCCGTCGCCTTATGGCTTTTTCATCAACCTTGGCCAGCAGGAATATCTGATCGGCGCCAGCCCGGAAATGTTCGTTAAGGTCAGCAATGGCGATCTGGTCGAGACCTGTCCGATTTCTGGTACCATCAAGCGCGGGGCTGACCCGATTGAAGATAGTGCCCAGATACTCAAGCTGCTCAATTCCAAGAAGGATGAAAGCGAGCTGACCATGTGTTCCGATGTGGATCGAAATGACAAAAGCCGTGTTTGTATCCCCGGTTCTGTTCGCGTCAAGGGGCGTCGTCAGATCGAACTTTACTCCCGGCTGATCCATACGGTGGACCATATTGAAGGGCGCCTGAGAGAAGGGCTCGATGCAATGGATGCTTTCCTCTCCCATGCATGGGCGGTAACCGTGACCGGCGCACCCAAGCTATGGGCGATGGATTTCATCGAGAAGCACGAAAAGTCTCCGCGCGCATGGTATGGTGGCGCGATCGGCTCCATCGGTTTTGACGGCAATATGAACACTGGCCTGACCTTGCGCACCATACGCATCAAGAATGGGATTGCCGAGGTGCGGGCAGGGGCAACATTGCTCTTTGATTCCGACCCAGAAGCAGAAGAAGCCGAAACCGAGCTGAAAGCATCCGCTCTGCGCGCTGCCGTGCGGGAAGCTGCGAATCCTGAAATCCTTACAGAAAGCGTTGAGGCCAAACGGCCTGGTGAAGGGCTCAAAATTCTTCTGGTCGATCATCAGGATAGCTTTGTTCATACCCTTGCGAACTATTTCCGCCAGACCGGCGCGGAAGTGCTCACTGTGCGTACGCCCGTTGCTGACGAGATCTTCGACAGGGTCAATCCCGATCTGATGGTCATGTCTCCGGGGCCCGGCTCGCCCGAGCATTTCAACACCAAAGCAACCATTGCCAAGGCGCGTGAGCGCGGCATTGCCATTTTTGGCGTCTGTCTCGGGCTTCAGGCTCTTGCTGAAGCCTTCGGGGGCTCGTTGAGGCAACTTGGTGTGCCGATGCATGGCAAGCCCTCCCGCATTCGTTTGCAGAAGGGGCGTCTCTTCAAGGGGCTGCCAAATCAGGTGGTCGTCGGGCGCTATCACTCGCTCTTTGCTGATCCGGTTACCTTGCCAAAGGATTTCGAGATCACGGCAGATACAGAGGATGGCGTGATCATGGCCATCGAGCATGCTTCCGAACCGATCAGCGCCGTGCAGTTCCATCCTGAGTCCATCATGACGCTGGGCGGAAAAGCTGGAATGACGATTATTGAAAATGTCA
- a CDS encoding methyl-accepting chemotaxis protein, with the protein MQILPKRLATKIPAIMVVSVTILVALFVFVASWMGGETSKKLTENALLNAARGKTSTVEVYFQQIQEKMASLLTHTTTQNAATEMQSGWKTLGDKASAEMRKIFIQDNPNPAGERYKYIPNEENFNRYLTAHAKYQENVGQLLEGDIFKDLMIFDKFGDLYYSYQKTDEFGKNIKTKGAFQPKLADAVNPILKSALEDPKKVIKGFNFTGFILNNGDISGYLVGPASKWGLTLGAVALEIDTSRFSSILSDRSGLGKTGGVELVSTDMEQVDFAQHTTGQLSGTQSALVSKSLAGDVATGDVDVDGKKTLGISVPVEVFGKHWAVYTHQSYDELMEPANNLTNSLLILGVVSLLLMAGLVVWFIRRSLAPLQQLNQGVMEIANQNLDVELPSAERKDEIGELTRSVEVLRSNALERRQLQEQTYQEQIARENRQKAIESMIDGFRSSSSDLLNTVSGNMENMQRAAKILSDVADQTADKANSSASASEVASGNVQTVASAAEELSASIEEIKRQVDETSKVVHQATAATRETTETVSGLSHSAQKIGDVVSLIQAIAEQTNLLALNATIEAARAGEHGKGFAVVAAEVKELANQTSKATEEISSQIQGIQSATDQAVSAIQGIADTMEKVNEYTSTISLAVDEQGTATYEISRNVAQAASGTQQVAGNMSDLSVSITQTTQSVDEVEKSSSDVAQRTDQLRNEVDSFLKNVASA; encoded by the coding sequence ATGCAGATACTGCCCAAGCGTCTCGCAACCAAAATTCCCGCAATCATGGTTGTTTCGGTAACGATTCTCGTTGCCTTGTTCGTCTTTGTCGCATCTTGGATGGGAGGGGAAACCTCCAAGAAACTCACGGAAAATGCACTTCTGAACGCCGCGCGTGGTAAGACCAGCACGGTGGAAGTCTATTTTCAGCAGATACAGGAGAAGATGGCTTCCCTGTTGACGCATACCACGACACAAAATGCCGCGACTGAAATGCAGAGTGGTTGGAAAACGCTTGGCGATAAAGCATCTGCCGAAATGCGCAAGATCTTTATCCAGGACAATCCAAATCCTGCCGGGGAGCGGTATAAATACATTCCCAACGAAGAAAACTTCAATCGCTATCTCACCGCTCATGCCAAGTATCAGGAAAATGTGGGGCAGTTGCTTGAAGGCGATATCTTCAAGGATCTGATGATCTTCGATAAATTCGGGGACCTCTACTATTCCTACCAGAAGACGGATGAGTTCGGTAAAAACATCAAGACAAAAGGCGCTTTCCAGCCAAAGCTTGCTGATGCTGTCAACCCGATTCTGAAATCGGCCTTGGAAGATCCCAAGAAGGTTATCAAGGGCTTCAACTTTACCGGCTTCATCCTGAATAACGGTGATATCTCTGGCTATCTGGTCGGTCCTGCATCCAAATGGGGCCTTACCCTTGGTGCCGTTGCTCTGGAAATCGACACCAGTCGCTTTTCAAGCATCCTGAGTGACAGGAGTGGCCTGGGTAAAACCGGTGGGGTTGAACTCGTTTCTACCGACATGGAGCAGGTGGACTTTGCCCAACATACGACGGGTCAGCTTTCCGGCACCCAGAGTGCGCTGGTATCGAAGTCTCTGGCGGGTGACGTCGCAACTGGCGATGTGGATGTAGATGGCAAAAAGACCCTTGGAATTTCTGTTCCGGTTGAAGTGTTCGGCAAACATTGGGCCGTGTATACCCACCAGTCCTATGACGAGCTGATGGAACCGGCAAACAATCTTACCAACAGTTTGCTCATCCTTGGTGTTGTCAGCCTCTTGCTGATGGCTGGACTTGTTGTCTGGTTCATCCGCCGCTCTTTGGCTCCGCTTCAGCAGCTCAATCAGGGCGTGATGGAAATTGCCAATCAAAATCTTGATGTGGAACTGCCTAGCGCAGAGCGTAAGGATGAAATTGGTGAGCTGACCCGCTCTGTCGAAGTGTTGCGCAGCAATGCTCTTGAAAGACGGCAGCTTCAGGAACAAACATATCAGGAGCAGATCGCACGTGAAAATCGCCAGAAAGCGATTGAATCGATGATCGATGGCTTCAGAAGTTCCTCTTCGGATCTGCTCAATACGGTTTCGGGCAACATGGAAAATATGCAGCGTGCTGCTAAGATCCTGTCCGACGTGGCAGATCAGACCGCTGACAAGGCAAATAGTTCTGCCTCCGCATCCGAAGTTGCTTCCGGGAACGTTCAGACCGTCGCCTCTGCGGCTGAGGAACTTTCCGCCTCGATCGAGGAAATCAAACGTCAGGTGGATGAAACCTCTAAAGTGGTCCATCAGGCAACTGCCGCAACGCGTGAAACCACTGAGACGGTGTCCGGTCTTTCCCATTCGGCCCAGAAAATCGGAGACGTTGTCTCTCTTATTCAGGCCATTGCAGAACAGACCAACCTTCTCGCGCTGAACGCTACCATCGAGGCTGCTCGGGCAGGGGAACATGGCAAGGGCTTTGCCGTTGTCGCTGCCGAGGTCAAGGAGCTTGCAAACCAGACCTCAAAGGCTACCGAGGAAATCTCCTCTCAGATCCAGGGCATTCAGTCCGCAACGGATCAGGCTGTCTCGGCCATTCAAGGCATCGCCGACACCATGGAAAAGGTCAACGAATATACCTCGACCATTTCTTTGGCAGTCGATGAGCAGGGCACGGCAACCTATGAGATCAGCCGCAATGTGGCCCAGGCTGCAAGCGGAACCCAGCAGGTCGCTGGAAACATGTCTGATTTGTCGGTTTCCATTACCCAGACCACACAGTCTGTTGATGAAGTTGAGAAGAGTTCCTCCGATGTCGCTCAACGCACAGACCAGCTTCGCAACGAAGTTGATAGCTTCCTTAAGAATGTTGCCAGCGCCTGA